Part of the Vulgatibacter sp. genome is shown below.
TCAGACCTTCCGGGAGCAGTTCACCGTCTCCGAATCGCCGGCGCTGCTGCAGCTCGCCCGCCTCGCGGACGAGTGGCAGTCGGTGATCGTCGCGATGGTGGACGGCGGCGGCGCCCGGATCTTCGAGAGCGCGTTGGGCGAGGTGATCGGCGAAGCGACGGTGCAGCACACCGCGCCCTCGCGCCACAAGATGGGCGGCTGGTCGCAGCTCCACTGGCAGCGCCACGTCCGCCGGCAGATCGACCGCAACCAGACCGAGGCGGTGGAGTTCGTCGCCTTCCTCTGGGACGAGGATCCGAAGAGCAAGGTGATCCTCGTGGGTCCCGACCGCGTGGTGGCGAGCTTCGAGAAGCTCCTGCCGGACCGCGTGCGCGCCTCGATCCTCTGCAAGCTCCCCAACCCGCGGGAGCGCAACGGCGACGGCCGCGTCCGGGACAAGGTGATGGACGCGGTCCTCGACGAGCTGATCGCCCTCGAGGAGCGGATGGAGAGCAAGGACGTGGAGACGGTGGTGGGCGACGCCCTCGCCGGCGGCCTCGCCGTGCTCGGCCCGCAGGACGTGGTCCTCGCCGCGAACGAGGGACGCGTCCACCGCCTCCTCATCGAGGACGGCTTCGATCAGAGCGGCTGGCGCTGCCGCAACTGCGACGCGATCGGCATGAACGCGATGGCCTCCTGTGGCTACTGCGGCCAGGAGACCACCACCGTGAACCTCGGCGAGGAACTCGCCCGCCGCGTCCTCGAGAGCGAGGGGGAGGTGGAGGTGCTGGAGCCGACGGCGCGGCTGCACCACTACCACGGCATCGCCGCGCAGCTGCGCCACCGCGGCACCCTCTCGGTGCAGCAGGGGATCGGCTACGCGATCGAGCAGCCGGTCTTCTGAGTTCGGCCCCGGCTGGGGTGCGGTCGACCAGCCGGGCCCTTCGAAAGCAGGCGATCGCTCCCTACCTTCCTCCTCGTGCACCTCCGACGGTGCGCGAGGAGGGCGACGATGGTGGTGGACCGGATCCTCGATTGGACCCGCGGGGGCTCCCCCCTGGGCCGGCAGCTCCGCCGGGCGGTGGTGGGCCTCTCCCAGTGGTCGATGCGGCCCGGCGGCCTGCACCGCGCGCTCCTGGTGGAGCGCAGCCTGCGCCGCCAGCTCGTCGACGAGCTGGCGCGGGCGCTCTACTGGCAGCCGATGTTCGCCGCGCAATGCGAGCAGACCGGCGCCAGCTTCCGCCTCGAGATCTGCCCCGACTCGAAGCTGCCCCCGGTGGTCCACTGCCGGCTGCGGCTCGGCGAGGGGGTCCGCCTCTCTGCCCGCACCACCTTCTCCGGCGCCCGCAACGCGCCGGCGCCGGCACCGATCACCATCGGCGACCATACCTACGTCGGCCACCGGGTGGTGATCCGCGCCGGGCTCTCCCTCTCCATCGGCAAGCACTGCTATTTCGCCAGCAACGTCTTCCTCTCCGGCGATCCCGGCCATCCCCTCGACGCTGCGGCGCGGCGGACGGAGCCGGCCCCCCGCGAGGATCTCGGCACCATCGAGATCGGCGACGACGTCTGGATCGCCGAGGGGGCCGCGGTGCTGGGCAACGTCCGGATCGGCGACGGCGCGGTGGTGGCGGCCCGGGCGGTGGTGACGAAGGACGTGCCGCCGCGGGCCCTGGTGGCCGGGGCGCCGGCGAAGGTGATCCGGATCCTCGACGCGCCGGAGCGGCAGAAGGGTCGGACCAACACCGCCGTCCGCCTCGGGCCCGCCGGCGCTTGAGGAGAATCCCGGCAAGTGTCGTATGGTGGGCGCGACCGGAGGTACGCCATGTCCCGCCAGCAGAGGACCATCGACGACGACGTGCGCACGCAGTTGGGGAGCATCTTCTCCCGGGCCCGGGAGGCGCTGGGCGAGGTGAAGGACGCGGTCGTCCGCAACTCGCAGATCGGCAAGATCAAGCTCGACGCGAGCTTCCTGCGCAGGGAGCGCGACGGCTTCGTCCAGGCCCTCGGCGCTGCGCTCTACGAGCGGTCGGAGCGGGGCGATATCGAGCTCCCGGCGGACCTGGGCGAGCTCGTCGGCAGGATCCGCGCCCTCGACGCGCGCCTCGAGGATCAGGAGGCGGAGCTCGCTGCGGTGGAGGCAGAGGCGGAGATGCAGCGGGAGGCAGCCCGCGCTGCTGCTCGCGCCGCCCGGGAGGCGGCGGTGGACCTGGCGCCGGACAAATACGAGCTCCACGCGGCTGCGGCGGAGGAGACCGCCCCGGCGGAAGCCGTGCCTGCTGCCGAGCCCGGGCCGGAGGAGCGTGCCGGGGCGAAGAAATCGTAGCCCCGCGAAAAAAGTTCTTCCCCCGGGGCCGAGTTGTGTTAGGAAAGGCACCACTTCGCGGCGCTGAACGGCGCAGCGAAACGAATGAGAATACGGGGCAGTAGCTCAGCTGGGAGAGCGCCGCAATGGCATTGCGGAGGTCAGGGGTTCGATCCCCCTCTGCTCCACCAAACGGTGGAAACGGGCTGGTCAAATCGACCAGCCCGTTTTCGTTTTAAGCCCCGGGATGCGCCGCCGCGTCCGCAGCGAGCCGCTCCAGCTCCCGCAGCTGGAAGGGGCGGGGCGGCGCCAGCTGCTCGAAGGTGCACGAGGCCGGGTCGCGATCCGGTCGCCAGCGCAGGAAGCGCGCCGCGTGGCGGAAGCGATTCCCCTGGAGCTGGTCGAAGCGCACCTCGCAGACGAGCTTCGCCTCCAGCGCGATCCAGCCGAGGTCGCGCCCCCGCGACCAGCGGCTCGGACCACCCGGCGTCCGTCCCGCGCCGAAGGAGTGCCCGCCCTCGAAGGGCCGCAGCCGCTCGAGCAGCGCCTTGCGCTCCCTTGCCGGGAACGCCGAGGTGTGGCCGACGTAGTGGAGCACGCCGCTCCCGTCGTAGAGACCGAGGAGGAGCGACGCGACCCCTTCGCCCTTCGTGCTCTTCCGGTAGCCCCCGACCACGCACTCGGCGGTGCGCTCGTGCTTGATCTTCC
Proteins encoded:
- a CDS encoding Vms1/Ankzf1 family peptidyl-tRNA hydrolase, producing the protein MTPIDTALHELAGIRSDRDPVVTLYLNTRWADEHQRERVRLFVRERIRWARAEAGNGTNDDALNRTLDRVEAHVEELVRQARDTDANGVAVFACDGLGLFRSMTFGQTFREQFTVSESPALLQLARLADEWQSVIVAMVDGGGARIFESALGEVIGEATVQHTAPSRHKMGGWSQLHWQRHVRRQIDRNQTEAVEFVAFLWDEDPKSKVILVGPDRVVASFEKLLPDRVRASILCKLPNPRERNGDGRVRDKVMDAVLDELIALEERMESKDVETVVGDALAGGLAVLGPQDVVLAANEGRVHRLLIEDGFDQSGWRCRNCDAIGMNAMASCGYCGQETTTVNLGEELARRVLESEGEVEVLEPTARLHHYHGIAAQLRHRGTLSVQQGIGYAIEQPVF
- a CDS encoding acyltransferase encodes the protein MVVDRILDWTRGGSPLGRQLRRAVVGLSQWSMRPGGLHRALLVERSLRRQLVDELARALYWQPMFAAQCEQTGASFRLEICPDSKLPPVVHCRLRLGEGVRLSARTTFSGARNAPAPAPITIGDHTYVGHRVVIRAGLSLSIGKHCYFASNVFLSGDPGHPLDAAARRTEPAPREDLGTIEIGDDVWIAEGAAVLGNVRIGDGAVVAARAVVTKDVPPRALVAGAPAKVIRILDAPERQKGRTNTAVRLGPAGA